Part of the Natrialbaceae archaeon AArc-T1-2 genome, GATGGCGAAGATCAGGATCAGCATGATGCCGATCCAGAAGGAGGGCGTGCTCACGCCGATCAGGGCGACGATCCGAGAGATGTGGTCGGTAGGTTCGTTTCGTCGCGTCGCGGCGACGATGCCAAGCGGGATCGCCGTGACGAGCGCGAAGGCATACGCCGACAGGACCAGAAGCAGCGTCGGCCCGGCACGCTGGGCTAACAGCTCCGCGACGGGCCGGTCCCGGTGGATGCTGTGGCCGAGGTCGCCCTGGAGCAGGTTCGCCATGTACGTGACGTATCGTTCGTGCATCGGCCGGTCGAGGCCGTACTGGCGTTCGACTCGCTGGATCACTTCCTGGTCGACCTGCTGGCCCTGGAGCATGAGCCGTACCGGATCGCCGGGCGCGAGGTTCGCGAGGACGAACGTGATGACGGTGATCCCGATGAGGACGGGAATCGCCTGTACGACGCGGTAGATCGTGTATCGGAGCAGTCCCATTCGTTGGTGTGGTGTCGGTAGTCCCGCTCGAGGGGGCCGACCGAGCGGGTCAGTCGTCGATCCAGACGTTGCCGTACTCGGAGACGATGCGTGGATTCTGCTGGACCATCGGATGGGCGTGGAGGTCCTTGACGTACTCACGAGACGCCATCGTGTTGTGGAACGAGTACGCCGGCAGCGACGGCACCTCCTCTAAAATCTCGATCATCACGCCCTCGTAGCGGTCGTATCGCTCGTCCTGGTCGGCGAGTTCGCGAGCCTCGGCGATATCGTCGTGGAAGTCCGCGCTCCCCTCGTAGAAGTGGGCCTGGTTGATTCCTTCCTGGCTCTCGTGATAGAGGTTGTAGATGTACGCGTCGGGGTCCGGGCCGCCGGTCCAGCCGAGGAGATACGCCTGAAAGTCGTCGGGGCTCGGGTCCTCGTTGTAGACGGTCTCGTCGAGCAAGGTCCCGAAATCGAGCGTCACGGCTTCGGCCCCGTCGTAGCCGAGTTCACCGAGTCGGGTGGCGATGCGCTCTGCCAGGTCGCCCCGGTGGTCGCCGGGGGCCAGGATCGACGGGCTCCAGTCGTCGGGCACCGCACCGTCGAGCAGTTCCTCGGCCCGCTCGGGATCGTATTCAGGATAGTACTCCTCGTGCCAGTCCTCGAGCGGGAACCCCCACATCTCGTTCGTGATCGGCGGGATCGGAGCCGACAACGGCTGTGCGACGTTTGCGAGCTGAGTCTCGACGAAGTCGGTCATCGAGAACGAGTGACAGATCCCCCGGCGCACGTCGGGATCGCCCGTCGGCGCGTCGTCCCGGCAGTTGAAGGTGAGATGCATGTAGGAGGGACTCTCGCTGATGTGGACCCGGACGCCGTCTTCGGCCTCGAGTTCGGCCCAGTCGTCGTTTGGCACGTCGGCGATGGCGTCGGTGTCGCCGGCCCGGATCTCGCCGATTCGACTCGCCGGGTCGACGTTGTCGACGAACGTGATCTCCTCGAGGTAGGGCTCGGGTTCGTCCCAGTAGTCGTCGTTGCGCTCGAGGGTGACGTACTCGTTGAACTCGAAGTCGCTCCAGACGAACGGGCCGGAGCCGACGGGGTTCGTGTTGAACTCCTCGCGTTGGTCTTCGGTCTCGCGTTCGCTTTCCGGAACGACGTAGATCGCCTGGGTCTGCAGCTCCCAGGGGCCGTAGGGGTGCTCGAGGTCGACCTGAACCTGGTAGTCGTCGATGACCTCCGCGGACTCGATCATGTCGTACTGGGCCTCGTTGACGCTGTCTTCCTCCTGGAAGGCCATGAACGAGTGCGCGACGTCGTCGGCGGTGAGCTCCTCGCCGTTGTGGAACTCGATGCCCTCGTGGATCTCGTAGAGGTATCGCGTGTCGTCGCGTTCGACATCTGGCATGTCGACGGCGACTTTCGGCTCGAGGTCGAGGCCGTCGTCCCACGCGTAGAGGCTGTCGAAGACGAGTTTGAACGCCTGCGTGCTGTAGGCGTCGTTCGAGTGGATCGGATCGAAGTCCTCGTCACGTTCGAGTTCCTGGGTGAACTCCATCGTGCTCTGGCGTGCGGCCTCCTCATCGTCGGGTTCGTCTCGCTCGTAGTCGTAGTCGTCCGGATCGATGAGGTCCGCCCCGTCACCGTCCGGGTCGTCGTCACCGATACACCCCGCGACCACCATTGCCGACGCTGCCCCACCGGCCGCGAGGATGCGACGCCGGGTGGATGTATAACTAAACTCGGACATTATACGCGACCATCCTATCTGAACGCTCTATGTTACTCACTGCCTACGTATAACAATTGTCGTTCGACGATTGACAACACGACTCATTACCGGACACAATAGTCGATTTATAAAATGTTAGCACGGTGGTGTGACGACGAGTGACGAAACGAGTGGGTTTTTCCGCATACCACTCCATCTGGCGCATATGAACTACCGAGAAGTCGAACTCGAATCGGAGTACGTCGCCCGCCTCGAGACGGGCGCGGAGTGGCGATCGGAGATCGAGTCCCTTGCGGCCGACGTCGAGGCCGACGCCGCGTGGTTTACTGCCCTGGGTGCCGTCCAGGACGCGGAGGTGTGGTTCTACGATCAGGACGACTGCGAGTACCATCCGGTCGAGTTCGACGAACCGCTCGAAGTGGCAAGCTGTGTGGGCAACGTCGCCTGGCTCGAGGTCTCCGAGTCACACTCGGAGGACAGCGAGACGGAGTCTCGCCAGTGGGAGCGGTTCGCTCACACCCACGTCGTCCTCTCGAGGCCCGACGGCGAGGCGGTCGCCGGCCACCTGAACGAGGCGACGGTCTGGGCCGGCGAGGTTCACATGCGCGTCTTCGAGGAGGGTCTCGAACGCGCTCACGACGAGACGACCGACCTCGATCTCTGGCTCTGAGATGCGTGCGGAAGACGAACGGTACTTCGATCGGCTCGAGGCCCAGCTCGAGGCGGCGTTTGTCGTCGCCGAACGGGCGAAAGCCGACAGCGCGGATCCCGAACCCGAGGTCGAGATCCCGACCGCACGCGACATGGCCGACCGCGTCGAGAACATTCTCGGCATCGACGGCGTCGCCGAACGGGTCCGCGAACTCGAGGGGGAGATGAGCAGGGAAGAAGCCGCGCTGGAACTGGCCGCGGACTTCGCCGAGGGCCGGGTCGGCGACTACGAGACGAAAGCGGGGAAAGTCGAGGGCGCGGTTCGCACTGCGGTTGCCCTGCTGACCGAGGGCGTCGTCGCCGCTCCGATCGAGGGGATCGACAAGGTCGAGATCTTGGAGAACGACGACGGCACCGAGTTCGTCAACGTCTACTACGCCGGGCCGATCCGGTCGGCCGGCGGGACTGCACAGGCGCTGTCGGTGCTGGTCGCGGACTACACCCGGGCGCTCGTCGGCATCGACCAGTACAAGGCCCGCGACGACGAGATCGAACGCTACGCCGAGGAGATCTCTCTCTACGACAAGGAGACCGGCCTGCAGTACACGCCGAAAGCGACGGAGACGACGTTTATCGCCGAGCACATGCCGATCATGTTAGACGGCGAGGCCACCGGCGACGAGGAGGTCTCGGGCTTTCGGGACCTAGAGCGCGTCGACACCAACAGCGCCCGCGGTGGGATGTGTCTCGTCCTCGCGGAGGGGATCGCACTCAAGGCCCCCAAGATCCAGCGTTACACCCGGAACTTAGACGAGATCGACTGGCCGTGGCTCCAGGACCTGATCGACGGCAACTACGGCGACGGTGACGATGCGGCCGAGGAAGACGACGACAGCGAGGACGGCGAGACCAGCACCGACGCCGACGACGGCGACGACGGGGTCGACCCCGACGACGAGGAAGACGGCCCCGACGGCCCGCCTCGCGTCGATGAATCCGAGAAGTTCCTCCGGGACCTGATCGCCGGTCGGCCGGTGTTCTCCCATCCCTCCGCCGAGGGTGGCTTTCGCCTGCGGTACGGCCGCGCCCGCAACCACGGCTTCGCGACCGCCGGCGTCCACCCCGCGACGATGCACCTCGTCGATGACTTCCTCGCGACCGGCACGCAGGTCAAGACCGAACGGCCCGGCAAGGCCGCCGGCGTCGTCCCCGTCGACTCCATCGAGGGGCCGACGATACGGCTGGCAAACGGCGACGTCCGCCGGATCGACGACCCCGAGGACGCACTCGAGGTGCGAAACGGCGTCGAGAAGATCCTCGACCTCGGCGAGTACCTCGTCAACTACGGCGAGTTCGTCGAGAACAACCACCCGCTCGCACCCGCCTCCTACACCCCCGAGTGGTGGAAACAGGACCTCGCGGCCGCCGGCGCGGACGTCCAGGCGCTGGAAGACGACCCCCACGTCGACCTCGAGCATCCCTCCGTCGAGCGCGCCCTCGAGTGGGCCGAGTCCTACGACGCCCCCCTCCATCCCGAGTACACCTACCTCTGGCACGACCTCTCGGTCACGGCCTTCCGTACCCTCGCCGCGGCGGTCGCCGACGGCCGGATCGACGGCGACACGCTCGTCCTCGCGTGGGACGAGGACGTCCGGGACGCCCTGGAGACGATCGTGATCGAACACCGCCAGCGCGAGCGCGAGGGCCGCCTCGAGATAGACGACTGGCGGCCGTTCGCCCTGACGGTGGGCTGTCAGCCCCGGCAGACGGTCGCCGACGGGGCCTCCCTCGGTGTCGACCGGGGGACCGCCGGCATCGACCTCGAGCGCACCTGGGACGACGACGACCTCTCGGAACGCGCCCGGACGTGGGCCGACGGCGAGAACGCGATCGAGGCGGTCACCGAGGTCGCTCCCTTCGAGGTTCGGGAACGCGCCCCGACCCGGATCGGCAACCGGATGGGCCGACCCGAGAAGTCCGAACGGAGAGACCTCAGCCCGCCGGTGCACACCCTGTTCCCGATCGGCGAGGCCGGCGGGTCACAGCGCGACGTCGCCAAGGCCGGCAAACACGCCGAGTCGATGTCCGACACGCCCGGCGTGGTCGAGGTCCAGGTCGGCCGCCAGTACTGTGACGCCTGCGACATCGAGACCTTCGAGAACCGCTGTCCGGAGTGTGGGGACCGGACCGAACCCGACTACCGCTGTCCGGACTGTGACGCGACGATCGAACCCGACGAGGCCGGCCGCGTCGAGTGTGACCGCTGTGAGGTCGAGGCGACCTGCGTCGAGACCCGGGAGATCGACATCAACGAACGGTACCGGGATGCCCTCGAGTCCGTCGGCGAACGCGAGAACGCCTTCGACATCCTGAAAGGCGTCAAGGGGCTGTCCTCGACGACCAAGATTCCGGAACCGATGGAGAAAGGGATCCTGCGGGCCAAACACGACGTCTCCGCGTTCAAAGACGGCACCGTCCGCTACGACATGACCGACCTCCCGGTCACGTCCGTCCGGGCCAGCGAACTCGACGTCGACGTCGGCCAGCTCCAGGCGCTTGGCTACGAGGAAGACGTCCACGGCGACCCCCTGACCCACGAGGACCAGCTCGTCGAGCTCAAAGTCCAGGACGTCGTCCTCTCCGACGGCGCGGCCGAACACATGATGCAGACGGCCGACTTCATCGACGACTTGCTCGAGTCCTACTACGGGCTGGAACCGTACTACGAACTCGAGGAGCGTGACGACCTCGTGGGCGAACTCGTCTTCGGGATGGCTCCACACACGTCGGCAGCAACTGTCGGGAGAGTGATTGGTTTCACGAGTGCGGCTGTCGGATATGCTCATCCGTACTTTCACGCCGCGAAACGCCGTAATTGCGACGGTGACGAGGATTGTGTGATGCTGCTCTTGGACGGCCTTTTGAACTTTAGTATCAGCTTCTTGCCAGATAAAAGAGGGGGGCGTATGGACGCGCCCTTGGTCATGTCCTCCCGTATCGATCCCTCCGAGATCGACGACGAGGCCCACAACATGGACATCGTCTCCCAGTACCCACGGGAGTTCTACGAGGCGACCCTCGAGATGGCCGATCCGGGCGAGGTCGACGTCCAGATTGCGGAGGACACGCTCGGCACGGACGGGGAGTACACCGGCTTCGCCCACACCCACGACACCACCGACATCGCGCTCGGGCCGGACCTCTCTGCGTACAAGACGCTCGGCTCGATGATGGACAAGATGGACGCCCAGCTCGAGCTCTCCCGGAAGCTGCGGGCGGTCGACGAGACCGACGTCGCCGAACGGGTCATCGAGTATCACTTCCTCCCGGACCTGATCGGCAACCTCCGGGCCTTTTCCCGCCAGGAGACCCGCTGTCTCGACTGTGGCGAGAAGTTCCGCCGGATGCCCCTGACCGGCGACTGCCGGGAGTGTGGCGGCCGGGTCACCCTCACCGTCCACAAGGGGTCGGTCAACAAGTACATGCAGACGGCGATCCAGGTCGCCGAGGAGTACGACTGCCGGGACTACACGAAACAGCGACTCGAGGTCCTCGAACGCTCGCTCGAGAGTATCTTCGAAAACGACAAGAACAAACAGTCAGGTATCGAAGACTTCATGTGAGCCGACGGGTGGACAGGTTCGCTCACCGGTGAACGGCCTCGTCCCCGACTGATCAGTAATCTCTTATTTCCGGTCGCGTAACGGGACCAAAGCGACTGGTGACGCGGCGTCGACGGTGTCTCGTCGTGACGGATGCGAGAGCCAGCCGACCTCGGAGGAGACCACACCAACAGACGTGACACTGGCGGGAGTCCGTATCCAAAATGAGATAGTCAGAAATCGTAGTATAATACATATATGTCTATATTACATAAAGTATCTCGTCGGGAGGCGACCTCGAGACGTGTCGTGGATACAGCGAGCAGTCGAGACGCACGACACGCCACGCTATCGTGAGCCAAGAACGCGGATAACGCCCACCTCGAGCGGTGTGCTGGCTATACAGCCACTTTTGAAAGGGCGTTGAAAGGGTAGCCGATACCAGAAGGTGGGGATCGGTCAGAGACACGCGTCACCAATTTTGGACGCGACTTTCGGGAGATCAACCGGCACGGCAGTTACGTCGCGGCGTGGCGACTCGACCAGTCGGGTGCGGACGAGGTCGCCGAGAGAAATGCGACCGATCGGGACCAGTTCTATCGAAATAGCATCATATTTGTCGGTCTGAGAGGTTGTCTCTCCGACCGACGGTATCAGCCGTAGTGGTCGCTCTCGCGTGGCGGACCGCTGAACACCGAGTACAGGGTGACGAAGTAGCCGAGGATCAGCGGGATGAAGATCGCGGCGAAGATCGAGGTCACGTTCAGTGCCAGCGGGGAGACGACGGCGTCGGCGATCGTCAGTTCGGCGGCCGGATCGACCGACGGGTACAGCAGGTACGCGATGAAGGCGACGAAGGCGGCGGCGACGAGGCCTGCACTGCCGACGGCGAGGCGGTATCGTTCCCACAGGCTCGCGTAGACGAACGCGGCGGCGGCAGCGACCGTCACGGCGACGACCAGCAGCGTCGGTGCGGAGGCGACCACCGGACGAAGGTCGGGATAGAGGGTGTACAGGGCGGCGGCCGTGAGCACGAACAGCGCGAGGTAGACCCCCGTCGCGATCCGTCCACGGCGGGCGGCGGTCTCGCGAAGCTGTCCCTCGGTTTTCACGCCCAGGAATGCGGCCCCGAGGACGACCGAGAGCGCGACGAGCGTCAGTCCGACGACGATCGGGGCGGGCGCGAGCGCGGAGGGTTCCCCGAGCACCCAGCTCGCGGCGAACATCCCGAGCAACAGCGGCGAGAACGCGCTGCCGGCGACGAAACAGGCGTCCCAGAACCGCACCCAGGTCTCGTCGTCTTTCTCTTCACGGAGCTTCGAGCCGAGGCCCCGGATCGAGAGCGCGAACACGATGGCAAAGGCAAGCAGATAGTGCCGGCTCAAGAGGTTGGCGTACACTCGCGGGAAGGCGGCAAACAGCACCGTCCCGAACAGCACGAGCCAGACCTCGTTTGCCTTCCAGAGCGGACCGAAGGCGGCGAGCATTGTCTCTCGTTCCTCGTCGTCGGCGTCGGCGTACAGTATGCCGAGCCCGAAGTCGAAGCCGTCGAGCAGGAGGTATCCGCCCAGCGCGAAGATGACGAGCCCGAACCAGAGCTCGGGAAGGACGTCGACGATGTACTCGCTGTCCGAGAGCAGGTCAGTCATCGGCGGTCACCCCCGGGGAGTCGGGCGTTTCGCGGTCCTCGATTCCCGTCTCGTGGCGTTCGGCCTCCTCGTCGATGATCCGCTTGAGCACGTACAGGAAGATCCCGAACAGGAGGATGTAGCCGACGACGAACGCCACGAGCGTCAGCATCGCCTCTGCGGAACCAAGCGGCGGTGAAACGCCCTCGCTGGTCTTCAACACGTCCTGGATGATCCAGGGCTGGCGACCGATCTCGGTGACGTACCAGCCGGTGATCAACGCGACGAAGCCAAGCGGCGTCGAGGCCATCAGTGCCTTCAGGAGCCGATCGTCCTCGGAGAGCTCGCCCTTCCAGAGCCGGTAGCTGCCCCACAGTCCGAGCGCGACGAACCAGAAGCCGAGCCCGACCATGATCCGGAACGACCAGAACACCCAGGCGACGGGCGGTGAGTCGTACTCGAAGTCGTTCAGGCCGGTCACCTCCGCTGTGGGATCACCTTCCGCGAGGAACGAGGCGAGCATCGGGATACTTATCGTGTAGAGGTTATCGGCCCGCGGATCGGTGATCGCGGAGACGTCGGTCGGGAACGCGACGACGTGTAAGTCCGCCTGGCCGGTCTCGTAGTGGGCCTCCATCGCGGCGAACTTGTGTGGCTGGGTGTCGGCGACGTGACGGCCGTACATGTCGCCGTGGATCACCTGGAAGATCGAGGTGACGAGCAAGACGACGACGGCGGCCTTGAGGGCGGTCTGCCAGACCTCGCTGTCGCGGTTCGTCCAGATGAAGTAGGCGGCGATCCCGGCGATCACGAGCGTCACCGAGATGATCGCCGCGTTCTGCATGTGGACGTACATCCACGGCAGCCGGGGATTGAAAAACGCCGCCATCGGGTCGGTCAGCTGGGCGATCGGCAGCCCGTCTTCCATCACGACCTCGTAGCCACGCGGCGTCTGCATCCAGGAGTTGACGACCAGGATCCAGAACGCAGAGAGCCACGCACCCAACGCGACGAGAAACGCCGAGAACGCGTACGCGAGGTCGGAGACGCGTTCACGACCGAACAGCAACACGCCGAGTGCGACGGCCTCGAGGAAGAAGGCCATCTTCGTCTCGAACGACAGCGGGCCGCCGATCATCTCGCCCGCGGCGGCTGAGAACGCGCTGAAGTTCGTTCCGAACATGAAACTCATCGGGATCCCCGTCACCGTCCCCATGATGAAGCCGACGGCGAAGATCTTCGTCCAGAACGCCCGGAGGCGTGCGTACCGTTCCCGCCCCGTCCTGATCTCCTGGACGGTGAAGTAGACCAGAAACGGCGCAAGCCCGACCGAGAGGGCAGCGAAGATGATGTGTATCGTAATCGCCCAGCCGAACTGGATCCGACTCGCCAGCTCGGGCGTCAAAAACGCCAGTGCCAGTACCTCGCTCGCGTGTGCAGTGGCAAGCTCCGGTATCGGCGTCACTCGAGTGGGAAACATGTGTACCTGATATCCGGGGATAGGGATCCAATATCGGTAAACTAGCCTTTGGGTATAGCCAAGATTCGATTGACAAACCAAAACCCGCGTACTAGCACAGTCTGCCGACTACCGAAATCGACTCGCGGTGACCGATCCCGTCCGACCCACGGAGACCACGATCACGAGGAGCCGTCGACGTGGCGGTTCGCGGAGACGAACCACGCGCCGAAAACGACGAAGAGGCCGACGATCGCCAGAATCACACCGATCGGCGGGTTGAGGAAAAACAGCGGAATACCGGCGACGAACGTGAATGCACCCTTCTTTCTCACCGTCCGCTTGGGCGCGTTTCCACAGCTGGGACAGCTCGATGCACCCGCCTCGAGCGGTTCGTCACAGGCCGCACACGAGTCAACCGATACCATAGTACGAGTCTCGAATTCGAACGTCTTAGCGCTTTGCATCCCGCCGCTGGATCGATCGTCCCGACCGGCGAATCGATCGGACCCAGCCACGAGCTGCCGTCTGAGTCTCGATACGGGGATGCCGAAGCCGATGGCGGGTGACACGGAGGGTTCGACTGGACGAGACGTCGTGGCCGTCGGAGGCAGAACGGGCGGAACCGTCGTCGCGAACGAGCTTGCGGAGCTTGCGCGACGACCTCGGCGAGGAGATACACCGGCAGCGAGAGGACCGATGACCGTTCTCGTGTGTGCTGGCTAACATTTATGCCGGCCGGTAAAGACAGCAGACGCATGATCGGGCTTCAGGCGCGAATCGAACTGGACCGACGTGTACGAACACGCACACGGGGTGAGAGCGACGCGTGATCGAACCACTCCTGATCGACCCCGAACTGGGGAGTCGCATCCAGTTCGGCGGCACGCTTTCGGTCCACATCGTCTTCGCCGCCCTCTCGGTCGGACTCGCACCCTACATCGTCTACTTCACCTGGAAAGAGATCTCGACGGGACGAGAGAAGTACGAACGGTTGCGTTCGTTCTGGACGAAGGTCTTCGCCGTCGGCTTCGTGATGGGAACGGCGACCGGTATTCCGATGAGCTTTCAGTTCGGGACGAACTTTCCCGAATTTGCCGAGTTCGCCGGCGAACTCATCGGCGGCCCCCTCGCCTTCGAGTCGACGATGGCCTTCTTCCTCGAGGCCGTCTTCCTCGGCGTCTTGCTGTTTGGCCGCGACCGGGTCAGCGATCGCGTCTACGTCCTCTCGTCGGTGCTCGTGATGGTCGGCGCGTGGCTCTCTGCGTTCTGGATCCTGATCGTCAACTCCTGGATGCAGACGCCACAGGGGTACGAACTGGTCGAGGAAAACGGCACGACGGGGCTCGTGCTCACCGATCCGATCGCGGCCTACTTCACGCCGCGGCTGTTCTGGATGTACGTTCACATGCAGAACGCGGCGGTGATCTCGGTGACACTCTTCGTCGCCGGCGTCGCCGCCTACTTCGTCTGGACGAACCCCAACAGCGAACCCTGGCGCGGGACGCTCAAGCTCTCGGTGGGCGTCCTCGCGATCACCTCAATCTTCCAGGTGATCCACGGCGACATGTACACCCGCCACGTCGTCCAGACCCAGCCGATGAAATTCGCCGCGATGGAGGCGATCTACGAGACCAAAGAGGGTGCACCGTTGCACCTGCTGGCGTTTCCCCGTAACCTCGCGGACATCACCGATCCACGCGCCGAGGAGCTGTTCACGGTGAGTATCCCGTACCTGGCGTCGTTGCTGGCCGAGGCCGACCCGGCCGGGGTCGTCTACGGCCTCGAGGAGTTCGACGTCGAGAACCCGCCCGTCGCCTGGGTGTTCTGGTCGTTCCGGACGATGGTGTTTCTCGGCTTCTGGTTCATCGCGCTCGGACTGTGGGGCGTCTACCGGATGCGCACGGGAACGCTCTTCGAGCGCAGTCGGTATCTCAAAGCGCTCATGGCGTCGATCCCGCTCGGGTTCGTCGCGACTATTACGGGCTGGTACGTCACCGAGATCGGCCGCCAGCCCTGGGTCATCCAGGACGTCCAGTTCACGAGCGACGGCGTCTCCCAGACGCTCACGTCGACTCAGATGACGATCTCGCTCACCGCCTTCGTGATCGTCTATGCGATTCTCGTCACCATCTTTCTCGGCGTCATCAAGTGGATCGTCGACGGCGAACTCGAGCGAGTCACGCGCGACGATCGCGAGGAGACCGAGCGAGAACGCGAACGGTCGGACGAACGGACACAGAGCGGCTCCGGGGAGGTGTAAGCCGTATCGATGTCGCCCGTTACCGCTTCTCTCGTCGGTCGGACGGTCTCGTTCGGCCCCGTCGTTCCCGTCGACGAGTATCTGGTCCCGACACTGCCCGAACTCTGGTTCGGAGTCTTGCTGTTTACGCTCGCGATGTACGTCTTTCTCGACGGATTCGACTTCGGGATCGGGATGTTGTACGCCACGCGCGAGGACGAGGAGGAACGGGAGCTATTGCTCGCGGCGTTCGGACCGGTCTGGGACGCGAACGAGGTCTGGCTCGTCGCGTTCGGGACGATACTGCTCGCTGCCTTTCCACCGGTGTACGCGGCGTTGTTGAGCGAGCACTACCTGTTGATCTTCGCGATCGTGTTCGCGCTCATCCTCCGCGGGGTGACGCCCGAACTCAGAGAGCAGCGAGACGATCCCGAATGGGAACGGGCCTGCGACCGCGGCTTCGTCGCCGGGAGCACCCTCTCGCCGCTTTTTATCGGCACGCTCGCGGGAAGCTGGGTGTTCGGGACGGGGACGCTTTCCCTTCCGGGCGTGTTGACCGGCGTCGCGACCGTCTTCCTGTCGCTCGCAGCCGGCGCGGCCTACCTCGGGATGAAGACGACCGGCGAGCTTCGCGAGGAGATGGCTGCGTACGGACTGTACGCAAGCGGTGGCTATCTCGTGACCGTCGTCGCCTTGCTCACCGTCGTCTTCGTCACCGATCCGCTCGGCGTCCGCGAGACGCTCCTTACCGTTCCGGTCGCGGCGGTCGTCGTCGCGACGGTCCTCTTGCTCGTCGGCGGGGCGGCCGCCGCCACTCGTGACGCAGTCACCGTCTGGTTCTCCGCCACCGGGGGCGTCGCCGTCGCGCTCGTCGTCCTCGTGGCTATTTTCCTCTATCCGACCGTCTACCCATCGACCGGAACCACCGTTCGCGAGGCGGTGATCTCGCCGCTTGCGCTCAACGTTCTCACAGTCGTCGTGATCCCGGCGCTGGTGCTCGTATTGCTCTACTTCCGATATCTGTATACGGTGTTTTCGGGACCGGTCGAGAGCGAGGGATACGGAACCTCAGACTGAGTCGGACGAGCGAACGACCACGTACCGTCAGTCCGACGGCGTCTCGTCGGGGTCGACGAACCGCTCGAGGTGGTGCTTGACGAGCGCCGACTCGGCCATCCGGAGCCGATAGGACAGCGTCGACTCCGGAACGTCGAGTTCGTCGGCGAGTTCGTCGAGCGTGACCTCCCGCGGGCGCTCGTAGTATCCTCGGGCAGCCGCCGCCGCGATCGCCTGTCGCTGTGGGCCCGACAGGCCGACGTCGACGATGCCGTCGCCGTGCCACTCCGTCGCCGTGCCGAGATGCCCCATCTCGAGCGTTACCCCCTCACAGAGGGTCGTCTCGAGGTGATCGTAGAGTGCGCCGACGCCGTCGTCGGAGCGGGTCAGTAGTCGCCACCACACGGTCCCATCGCGACAGCGACTCTCACAGATCGTACCGGGTGCGACGTGTGCCGCTGCGAGTCTGTCGACCGAAACGCCCGTCCCGACGTCCTCGACGTAGACGTAGAGCAACCGACGTCGTGGCGCACACTCGAGTCGGTACCACGAACTCCGGCCGCCACAGGGCTCGGCTCCGAGCGAACGCGGGCGGTAGTCGCGATCCTCGAGTGCCGTCTGGAGGCGATCGGTCGCGTTCGGGGGGCCAGTGAGCTGGACGAGCCGGATACACGAGCGGTCCCCGAGGACGACGTCGATCGTCGACATCTCGAGCGTCGGGTGTTCGCGAACGATGTCTGCGATCGGGTCCGTGCCGGGTTCGTACTCGAGGCTGAAGGTAAATTCACGAAGCCGATCGTCCGGCGTGGCACTCATCGTTTCCGTTCCGACGCCCGGCTCTCGACCCGCCGTCGCGTGTCGCGAACGCGTATCGGTTTCCGTACCCTGGCGTGCGTCACAGTCGATCCCATCTCGTCTCGTACTAGACGACCACAGCGCCTAAAGGGGTCGAACGGACCGATTTTCAGGACTGGTTCGCACTCGACCGACGCTGTTCGAAAATGTTGCTCGTTGCTGTGACGAACCGGCGATCCACCGCCGTGAAGCGGTCGGTCAGCCGAAGAGGTGATCCATCAGCAGT contains:
- a CDS encoding ABC transporter substrate-binding protein, which encodes MVVAGCIGDDDPDGDGADLIDPDDYDYERDEPDDEEAARQSTMEFTQELERDEDFDPIHSNDAYSTQAFKLVFDSLYAWDDGLDLEPKVAVDMPDVERDDTRYLYEIHEGIEFHNGEELTADDVAHSFMAFQEEDSVNEAQYDMIESAEVIDDYQVQVDLEHPYGPWELQTQAIYVVPESERETEDQREEFNTNPVGSGPFVWSDFEFNEYVTLERNDDYWDEPEPYLEEITFVDNVDPASRIGEIRAGDTDAIADVPNDDWAELEAEDGVRVHISESPSYMHLTFNCRDDAPTGDPDVRRGICHSFSMTDFVETQLANVAQPLSAPIPPITNEMWGFPLEDWHEEYYPEYDPERAEELLDGAVPDDWSPSILAPGDHRGDLAERIATRLGELGYDGAEAVTLDFGTLLDETVYNEDPSPDDFQAYLLGWTGGPDPDAYIYNLYHESQEGINQAHFYEGSADFHDDIAEARELADQDERYDRYEGVMIEILEEVPSLPAYSFHNTMASREYVKDLHAHPMVQQNPRIVSEYGNVWIDD
- a CDS encoding PPC domain-containing DNA-binding protein; this translates as MNYREVELESEYVARLETGAEWRSEIESLAADVEADAAWFTALGAVQDAEVWFYDQDDCEYHPVEFDEPLEVASCVGNVAWLEVSESHSEDSETESRQWERFAHTHVVLSRPDGEAVAGHLNEATVWAGEVHMRVFEEGLERAHDETTDLDLWL
- a CDS encoding DNA polymerase II large subunit, with product MRAEDERYFDRLEAQLEAAFVVAERAKADSADPEPEVEIPTARDMADRVENILGIDGVAERVRELEGEMSREEAALELAADFAEGRVGDYETKAGKVEGAVRTAVALLTEGVVAAPIEGIDKVEILENDDGTEFVNVYYAGPIRSAGGTAQALSVLVADYTRALVGIDQYKARDDEIERYAEEISLYDKETGLQYTPKATETTFIAEHMPIMLDGEATGDEEVSGFRDLERVDTNSARGGMCLVLAEGIALKAPKIQRYTRNLDEIDWPWLQDLIDGNYGDGDDAAEEDDDSEDGETSTDADDGDDGVDPDDEEDGPDGPPRVDESEKFLRDLIAGRPVFSHPSAEGGFRLRYGRARNHGFATAGVHPATMHLVDDFLATGTQVKTERPGKAAGVVPVDSIEGPTIRLANGDVRRIDDPEDALEVRNGVEKILDLGEYLVNYGEFVENNHPLAPASYTPEWWKQDLAAAGADVQALEDDPHVDLEHPSVERALEWAESYDAPLHPEYTYLWHDLSVTAFRTLAAAVADGRIDGDTLVLAWDEDVRDALETIVIEHRQREREGRLEIDDWRPFALTVGCQPRQTVADGASLGVDRGTAGIDLERTWDDDDLSERARTWADGENAIEAVTEVAPFEVRERAPTRIGNRMGRPEKSERRDLSPPVHTLFPIGEAGGSQRDVAKAGKHAESMSDTPGVVEVQVGRQYCDACDIETFENRCPECGDRTEPDYRCPDCDATIEPDEAGRVECDRCEVEATCVETREIDINERYRDALESVGERENAFDILKGVKGLSSTTKIPEPMEKGILRAKHDVSAFKDGTVRYDMTDLPVTSVRASELDVDVGQLQALGYEEDVHGDPLTHEDQLVELKVQDVVLSDGAAEHMMQTADFIDDLLESYYGLEPYYELEERDDLVGELVFGMAPHTSAATVGRVIGFTSAAVGYAHPYFHAAKRRNCDGDEDCVMLLLDGLLNFSISFLPDKRGGRMDAPLVMSSRIDPSEIDDEAHNMDIVSQYPREFYEATLEMADPGEVDVQIAEDTLGTDGEYTGFAHTHDTTDIALGPDLSAYKTLGSMMDKMDAQLELSRKLRAVDETDVAERVIEYHFLPDLIGNLRAFSRQETRCLDCGEKFRRMPLTGDCRECGGRVTLTVHKGSVNKYMQTAIQVAEEYDCRDYTKQRLEVLERSLESIFENDKNKQSGIEDFM